A segment of the Lycium ferocissimum isolate CSIRO_LF1 chromosome 5, AGI_CSIRO_Lferr_CH_V1, whole genome shotgun sequence genome:
tttttaataTTATTCATCGACATTCACCCATTGTTTTAGTTGAGGTTCTCTCTCTCTGTTTTTTGACTTATTccttgttttaatttcttttaagtTTGTCGTGTTTTGCTTTTTATCCCTGGGTTGTTTCTTCAGGCAGAAAAGAATTCTATTTCATGACCTTTTTTGTGACAGAAAGAGCAGAAATGCAGAATAGTAGTAATCTAAGATACTCTTCTCTTCATTTATGGCTTTAAAAAATGAATggtattccctccgtcccaatttaagtatcttagtttgactggacacggagtttaagaaataacgggagacttttgaatctagtggacttaaattaaagatatgtgtagtactttaaatcttgtggtcttaaccTTGCCACGTAGGATGTTAGAATTGaaaaacttattaaatatagaaagagacacttTTGTTAGGACAGACCAAAATGGAAAGGTACTAATTTGTGCACTCTCAGGCAAAGGTACTATGTAAGATGGTTCCTGAAAAACTGATCTCAGTCTAAATTTGATGGTCAAACTTCAGGTAGTTGATTTAGAACCAAAAGATATTTTGTTACAAGTAATGTTAAATCAACCATTGGCATTTATAATGATTCAAACATTGATATTCTAGCAATCTTATGCACATTCGTTAAACTGTGGCTTTACTGAAattttgttgattattgatgagTTAGTTCACATTGGTGACATTAGATTCACCTACATAATCTTAGATTTGTAATATTAAATTTACCTCAGCTGACTTTTACATTTATGATGTTCGGGACATAAAAATGTACAATCTTATACAGTGGCTTTATACAGTTTTTGTTGGCCAGGTTGATGAGTTAATTCAGATTACTTCCTGTTGAGGATGAGTTctaataatttaacttgtctCTCTGAAGACCAAACTTTGGGATACGGAATAAACTCTTGAGAAACAATAGAAATTAAACCGCTAATTATACTATTTGTCTTGAGCTCGAATAAAGAAGTTTACTATTTGCTGGATATTGTTGCAGACGCTTATGATGCACTCGATCCCAATGGAAATATTACCATCAAGTGGGATGTTATATCGTGGACTCCAGATGGATATACTGTGAGTGCATTTGCTTTTATTTTACTAATGACATGTTCTTCAAGATCTCTCAGCAAGGGCAGATATGATTCTATGTAGAAGAAACATGATTTCAGATGTATCATTGTCTGATTTCCAAGCTAATTGGATTTGCAAACCAACACTCAAGGACTCTCACTTTGATCCCTCactcaacaaaaaaagaaaagaaacataaATAGATGTACTTTGCCCCCTGAAACATGATAGGACACACCTATTTTGAAGGTCCCCTCTTACCACGCTTTCTACAAAATGAAACAAGCTAACCTCATGGTGGTTCAAGTATTTAATTCTGTTCTTgttgtagctctttttacaGAGTACAAAGGCCCCTTATATAATCTCTCCAATCTAAGCATTTTGAAATTTATCAAAGGTTCCGGGAACCATAAGAATAAGCTGGAAATGATTGTTTTTTAATAAGTTTACTTTGAGTTTGCATTATTTTCTTATCTATTTGAATTAGTGCAAACATGGAAGTTCAGTTTTTTTTCTTAGGAGCATCACTTGTCACTTAAAATACCAATCATAGCTTATAATGAAATTTATCACAATTgtatttgacccaaaaaatgttttttcctTTGCATTAAGCAGGCTGCTGTTACAATATATAACTTCCAAAAGTATCGTCATATTCAAGCACCGGGGTGGAAATTGGGTTGGACATGGGCCAAAAAAGAAGTAATCTGGGGTGCAGTTGGAGGTCAAGCCACAGAGCAAGGAGACTGTTCAAGATTCAAAGTGAACATCCCTCATTGCTGCAAAAGGGATCCAACCATTGTCGACTTGCTGCCAGGAACTCCGTATAACCAGCAAATTGCAAATTGTTGCAAAGGTGGAGTAATTAGCTCGTGGGTTCAAGACACGGAGAAAGCTGTTAGTGCATTCCAGCTGACTGTCGGTCAAGCAGGAACAAGTAACAAAACCGTGAGGTTGCCAAAAAACTTCACCCTCAAGGCACCGGGGCCTGGATATACTTGTGGGCCTGCAACGAAGGGGAAACCAACCAAGTTTCCAACACCAGATGGAAGGAGGTTCACTCAAGCTTTGAGTAAGTTACAGTGGGTTATAAAGCTATGAGTATGCAATAATAGTTTCTCTCGGTTGTTGAATGTTTTTCATTATAAATTAAGTAATGTTATTTCTACTATCTTCCTTTACTTTCTCAAGATATTCTCTTTGAGCATGAAAATTGCCAAGTCTGTACTAGTAAAAGATATAATCATGTTAATTCTATCTTTTTCCTTGCAGTGACATGGAATGTTACTTGCACCTATTCACAGTTCCTAGCTCAGAAGACACCCACTTGTTGTGTCTCACTATCCTCTTTCTACAACAAGACAATTATAAACTGTCCGACTTGCGCATGTGGTTGCCAAAATGACATAACTCGACCGGGAACATGCGTAGAGTAAGCAATCATTATCTTTAATCTCAAattctccccttctttttttttaaatttccagAAGTTCTTAATAttcatttgatatttttttatgcTCTCTGACAGACCGGACTCCCCTTATTTAGCTTCAACACGTGTAAGTTCTGGAAAGAATGATTTCAGACCTCTGGTCCAATGTACTCCTCATATGTGTCCCATTAGGGTTCATTGGCATGTTAAGACCAACTATAAAGCTTACTGGAGGGTAAAAATCACAATAACAAATTTTAACTACAGAATGAATTATTCCCAGTGGAATCTTGTTGTTCAGCACCCCAACTTTGACAATCTCACCCAGATATTCAGCTTTAATTATAAGCCACTGGTCCCCTATGGTTCCATTAGTGAGTAGTCTTTGCCCTTGACATTGAAATACAACTTTTCGTTTATTTCAGCTGGTCTCATCTTTTAAAATTGATCTTTTACAGATGATACTGCTATGTTTTGGGGAATCAAATATTACAATGATCTGCTAATGCAGAGTGGACCTTCTGGAAATGTGCAATCAGAGGTCATACTTCAGAAGGATAAATCGACGTTCACCTTTGACGAAGGATGGGCTTTCCCTCGAAAGATTTACTTTAATGGTGACAATTGTGTTATGCCACCTGCGGATGTCTATCCCTACCTACCAAATGCTAGTGCCCACAGTGCGCTTACTCTACCTCACTTTTTGGCCGCAATTTTGATATCTCTTATTCTACTATGTTCACAtgacttttaaaattataagaaagaaatataattgAGGATTTTCATTGCTTCCAATGAAGAGGTTTTCCTACCTTGTCTATATCAACATTATGTCTGCAGTAAATTTAAAAGCATCACTTCTGCAACTTCACCCCTAGGTTCGCATATGTGAAGGTTTACTTGTGATTTTGTAGATGTAACCACTGACTTAGCGTGTTTCGGTTCGATTGCTTGAGTTTACACATAAACATTGTATATCTTTAAACACATTGTAACCCCTTTTGATAATGCTTTGTGCCCTACATTTTGAGAATTTTGATGTACACTATTGAATGATGTTTAGAAAGCTTCATAATTTGGAAGTGGCAGAAAGCAAGAATCTTGTACATAAGACAATTGTTATCTCCGGATATACATACAATAAAATGAACAAGGTTCAATTTCACTATCCTATCCACATGCACGCGATTTAAAACAACCGGAACAAGCTCTTGATGATGGAACACAATCTAAATGTTATGAGAAGCGCCAGTAAAATATGTTGTTGCTGAGTTATTTTTTCCGTTACCAGATGAGGAAAATCATCAAAATCGTGCAAATTGCAGTTcttggaaatgaaaatgatattttttcaGCAGAGTTGGGCAATTTTGGGTATGAATCCGGAGGGGGAAGTTTGCATTCATCTCCATTAAAGTAGACTCTCCGAGGAAATCCCCATCCTGATTTCAGTGTAAATGTGTTCTTATCTTTTTGCATAAGCACCTCAGATTGAACATTCCCCGAAGGTCCAGCTTCCATCAAGAGATCATTGTAAAACTTCATACCATAGAACATGCCAGTGTCATCTGTGTATCAAGAAATGATTGTTAAGTtgagttcaatttttttccagCATGAAGTTaagttagagaaaaaaaaaactaaaagttGATATTCATATGCACTCACTAATGGATTGGTAAGGGACGAGAGGCTTGTAGTTGAAGCTGAAAACTTGAGTGACATTGTTGAGATTAGGATGTTGTGCTACCAGTGTCCACTGTGTATGGTTCAATCTGTAGTTGAAGTTAGTGATAGCAATCTTGACTCTCCAATAATCCTTGTAATTGATCTTAACATGCCAATGCACTCTTATTGGGCACATGTGGTGCGTGCATTGTAGCAGTGGTTCATTATCCTTTTTTGGAGTGTTTATTCCCttccttttcaatttttccGAGTCTCCCCTGCATCATCAAAATCCCAGTAGActaattaccaaatgttaacggGAAAGCTCGACGTATGCAAAGGATACCTACATGATGCAATTGTGTTTATGACTGCAACCACAAGCACAGGATGGGCAAGGAGTGATCGTGTCATTGTAGAAAGTTGAGAAAGAAACACAACAACTCGGGTACTTGGATGAAAGAAACTGAGAATAGGTGCATGTCACGTTCCAGGTCACTGCAAGTAATTTTTACATCAACCTGATTGCATATTGAAATGCCGAAAACAcagggaaaaaaataaatgggAAACATACTCAATGCTTGAGTTTTTCGCCTATGATCATCAGTGAGGAAAACCGTGGACGGCACTATCTTTGCAGGGCCACAACTGTAGCCTGGTCCTGGACCAAGCAAACTGAAATTCTTGGGTAGTTTTACTGTCTTGTTTGATGTTCCAGCAAGTCCAACACTAATCTGAAAGGCAGATACCGACTCTGAAGGATCTTCACCCCAAGACGCGAGGACCCCACCTTTGCAGCAGTTGCTGAACTGTTGTTTATAGGGAACTCCAGGAAGCAAGTCAACAAGTATAGGGTCCTTCTTGCAGCAGTGTGGTACATTTCCTTGAAACTTGGAACAATCACCTTGCTCTGTTGTTTGTGCTCCCACTAAGGACCATATCACTTCTTTCTTTGGCCAGTTCCATCCTAAAGTCCATCCAGGGCTCATAATATGCCGATACATTTGGAAATTATTCATCGTTACAACAGCCTAGACAAATGTTGCATATTTTCATTACTCGTATAATCCTTCGTTCCATTCAATGTTTTATGAAGATACTTACCACGTAGCCATCTGGTGTCCAAGACATGACGTCCCATTTAATTGTGATGTTCCCAAATGGATCCAATGGATCAAATGCATCTGAAAGTCCAAAAGGAAGACAAAAATATGTAATTGATTGCCAGGTAACAAAAGGAAAGGGGCTACAACCTACAATATACAATTTCATATTTATAAAATTGTACAGTACCTGCATGAGGCAAGATAGAAGGCAAGACGACTgcgaaaaaaataaactttgcTAGAGGAACTAAGATTTGGCATTGATCGGAGTAATCTTTTCGATCAAAAGATATTCTTTTCTGAGACATCCTTAGTATAGTATATCTTGATGTTTATGGATCTTTATGTTTTTTCTCTTC
Coding sequences within it:
- the LOC132055775 gene encoding COBRA-like protein 1 isoform X1, which produces MEVCLCLSSSSRSITKFSSLAILMTSLFSLICFTSTGEYAYDALDPNGNITIKWDVISWTPDGYTAAVTIYNFQKYRHIQAPGWKLGWTWAKKEVIWGAVGGQATEQGDCSRFKVNIPHCCKRDPTIVDLLPGTPYNQQIANCCKGGVISSWVQDTEKAVSAFQLTVGQAGTSNKTVRLPKNFTLKAPGPGYTCGPATKGKPTKFPTPDGRRFTQALMTWNVTCTYSQFLAQKTPTCCVSLSSFYNKTIINCPTCACGCQNDITRPGTCVEPDSPYLASTRVSSGKNDFRPLVQCTPHMCPIRVHWHVKTNYKAYWRVKITITNFNYRMNYSQWNLVVQHPNFDNLTQIFSFNYKPLVPYGSINDTAMFWGIKYYNDLLMQSGPSGNVQSEVILQKDKSTFTFDEGWAFPRKIYFNGDNCVMPPADVYPYLPNASAHSALTLPHFLAAILISLILLCSHDF
- the LOC132055776 gene encoding COBRA-like protein 4 → MSQKRISFDRKDYSDQCQILVPLAKFIFFAVVLPSILPHADAFDPLDPFGNITIKWDVMSWTPDGYVAVVTMNNFQMYRHIMSPGWTLGWNWPKKEVIWSLVGAQTTEQGDCSKFQGNVPHCCKKDPILVDLLPGVPYKQQFSNCCKGGVLASWGEDPSESVSAFQISVGLAGTSNKTVKLPKNFSLLGPGPGYSCGPAKIVPSTVFLTDDHRRKTQALMTWNVTCTYSQFLSSKYPSCCVSFSTFYNDTITPCPSCACGCSHKHNCIMGDSEKLKRKGINTPKKDNEPLLQCTHHMCPIRVHWHVKINYKDYWRVKIAITNFNYRLNHTQWTLVAQHPNLNNVTQVFSFNYKPLVPYQSINDTGMFYGMKFYNDLLMEAGPSGNVQSEVLMQKDKNTFTLKSGWGFPRRVYFNGDECKLPPPDSYPKLPNSAEKISFSFPRTAICTILMIFLIW
- the LOC132055775 gene encoding COBRA-like protein 1 isoform X2; translation: MEVCLCLSSSSRSITKFSSLAILMTSLFSLICFTSTDAYDALDPNGNITIKWDVISWTPDGYTAAVTIYNFQKYRHIQAPGWKLGWTWAKKEVIWGAVGGQATEQGDCSRFKVNIPHCCKRDPTIVDLLPGTPYNQQIANCCKGGVISSWVQDTEKAVSAFQLTVGQAGTSNKTVRLPKNFTLKAPGPGYTCGPATKGKPTKFPTPDGRRFTQALMTWNVTCTYSQFLAQKTPTCCVSLSSFYNKTIINCPTCACGCQNDITRPGTCVEPDSPYLASTRVSSGKNDFRPLVQCTPHMCPIRVHWHVKTNYKAYWRVKITITNFNYRMNYSQWNLVVQHPNFDNLTQIFSFNYKPLVPYGSINDTAMFWGIKYYNDLLMQSGPSGNVQSEVILQKDKSTFTFDEGWAFPRKIYFNGDNCVMPPADVYPYLPNASAHSALTLPHFLAAILISLILLCSHDF